One Streptosporangium becharense genomic window, CCGCGGAGAGCAGCGGGCTGGCCAGGTTCATCGGCCGGCGGCAGGCCTTCCTGTTCTTCCCGCTGCTCACACTGGAGGGGTTCAACCTTCACGTCTCCAGCGTCCGCGCGCTGACCCGCCCAGTGATCAAACACCGCGGGGTGGAGGCGGCGCTGCTGGCCACGCACGCCGTCCTGTATCTGGGGGCCCTGTTCACGGTCCTGTCACCCGGCAAGGCCGTGGCCTTCCTCCTGCTGCACCAGGCGGTCTTCGGCGTCTACCTGGGCTGCACCTTCGCGCCGAACCACAAGGGCATGCCGACGCTGCGGGGCGAGGAGAAGCTCGACTTCCTGCGCCGCCAGGTGCTGACCTCGCGCAACGTACGCGGCGGGAAGGTGCTCGACGTGGTGCTGGGCGGGCTCAACTACCAGATCGAGCACCACCTCTTCCCGAGCATGCCGATGCCGAACCTGCGCCGGGCCCAGCCGATCGTCCGGGCGTACTGCGAGGAACTGGGCGTCGCCTACCTGGAGTCCGGGCTCGTCGACTCCTACGCCCAGGCCCTGCGCCACCTGCACGAGGTCGGCGCCCCCCTGCGTGCCCGAGTCGGCGCCTCCGGCTGATCCGCCCGGCCGGAGGCCCCGGCGGGTCTGGTGGGTCCGGCATGTCGATCGGCCAGGTCTGGTGGGTCCGGCATGTCGATCGGCCGGACGCCCCGGCCGGTCCGGTGGCGTACGGGCGTCGGCGCCTTCGGCCGGGGACGATGTGCCCGGCCGGTCCGGTGCTCTCGGGTGGCCGGTGTCCCCGGCCGGTTGTGCGGTGTTTCCGATGGTGAAAAACCGGTGCTCTCGGGTGGCCGGTGTCCCCGGCCGGTCGACGACGGGCCGCCCTGACAACGGCGGCCCGCCCCGGCGGGCAGATGTTGCTCTTATCCCTCCGCCGGGTGATCGCCTAATGTGCTTGGTGTGAAGCTCGCAGGCAGTGCCGTGCTCGGCATCGACAGAGACCGCGTGTGGTCGGCGCTCCACGACCCGGCCGTGCTCGTACGGACGATCCCGGGGTGCGAACGCCTGGAGGAGACGGGCCCCGACACCTACCGGATGACCGTCACCGCCGGGGTCGCCTCGATCAAGGGCGTCTATCAGGGCGAGGTGTCGCTGGCCGAGCCCGAGGCGCCGCAGCGGTTCGTGCTCAGAGCCCGGGGCCAGGGGGCGCCAGGAACCGTGGACGCCACCGTGGAGGTCCGCCTCAGCGAGGTCGAGGACGGCACCCGCGTCGACTACGACGCCGAGGCGGTGGTCGGCGGCATGATCGGCGGCGTCGGGCAGCGCATGCTCACCTCGGTGGCGAAGAGGACGGCGGGTGAGTTCTTCACCGCCGTGGAGAAGCATCTCGTCTCCGGAGACGTCTCCGGCGGGGCCCTCCCCGGTGAGACTCCTGTTCCCGCCGCTCCCGTTCCCGGCACGCGGACACCCGCGGGGGCCGCGCCGGGCGAACCGGTGACTACCACCGGGCACGCGGCGCCGGGCGGGCCGGAGTACGCCACCCTGGGCGGACCGGCGGCCACCGTGCCCGCCGCGGTCACCGGCCCGGTCGCGACCCGGCCGGCCGGGGCCGCGCAGGTCTTCGAACGCCCCGCCCCGCCGCCCAAGACCGGCGTCCCCCCGTGGTCGCTGCTGGCCGCGTTCGGGATGGGCGCCGGGATCGCGCTCGGCAGCGCAGTGATCGGCTGGCTGCTCGGCCGCACCAGAAGACGCTGACCGGGCCGTCCGGCCGTCCGGGCCGTCCGCAGCGGAGGTGGTCCGGTCGCACCGGAGGCGGTCCGGTCGCCATCTGGCGGGCCGAGGCCGCGCCGGGAGGCGATGGCCGTCCGGCTCTCCCGGTGACCGGCCCTCTCGGTCACCGGCTGTCTCGCTCCACCGGCTCTCGCGCGGGAGGATCTTCCGACGTACGGTGTCGGTATGCGCGAGGCACGTGCCGAAGACGCCCGGACCGAAGCCAGACGACTGATCCATGACCTGCTGGGCGAGGAGCGTCCCGGCGCCGCCCTCCTGCTGCGCGAGGCGTCCGGGACGCTGGGCGCCGACCGCGTCGCCCGCTGCGTCGAGTTCGCCCGCGCCGCCCCCCTCACCCGCAGGTCCACCGAGCTCGCCGCGCTGGCCGGGCTGCTGGTCGGCACCCGCGAGCTGGGGGAGGAGTGGTGGCGCCGCGAGCGCGGCGGCAAGCTGCCCGCGCCGGACGAGGTGCTCCGCGACTCGACCGCGGTCGACCCGTGGACCGACCTGACCGTCCTGGAGATGCTCGCCGCCTGGATCGCCGACGACGTGGCCGACGCGATCTGGGGCCGCCCGTACGCGTTCACCGACCTCAACTCCTGGCAGGCGGAGGACCGGGTCAGGCTGCCCGGCGACGCCGTGCCGGGACAGCGGATCGTGGTCTCCTTCGACGCGGGCGGACGGCTCGACGCGGTCGTCCTGCGCCGCCCGGACGGCGGCCTCGGCTCCAACCTCGACTTCGACTCGCTGCGTTACTCCCGCCCGGCCGAGGCCCAGTGGAGCTGGGGCGTCGCCGCCGGCCTCGGCCCGCACCGCCTGGACGAGCACCCCGACCCGTACGGGCAACCGGTCGACGACCGGGCCGCCGCCGTCCTGCACGCCTGGGCCCTGCGCCACGGCGCCTCCGCCGACCGGGTCGGCCCGGCCTGGCGGACCAGGGGAGACGTGGTCGCCGCCATCGAGCGGATCGACTGGATGTGGCGCAGCGGCGAGTGGTTCGCCTGGTGGCGCGCGGTGTCGGCGCTGGTCGACGACGAACCGGAGCAACTGGCCATCCGCCTGGAGGAGATCGCCGCCGGGGCCTGACCGGGTTCGGTCAGTGCGACCACCGGGTCTCGGCCGCCTCCGGTCGTCCAGCTGTCGGCTTGTCAGCGTGTCCGGCTGTCGGCTTTCCGGTGAGGAGCGCCGGTGGGGACTGCCTGCGTGAGGCGGGTGCCACAGGGTGTCCGCCCTGAGTTTCCTGGGACCGCTCGGCGATCCGGCCGTGCTCTTTCCATCACGTTTCAGCATCGTCGTGCGCCGGAGGGAGCGGTGCCTCCCGCACTTCATCGGTTGACGACCGAAAAGCCCTTATCGGTTCCGTATGCCACGCGTGAACATCTCCTGTGCCCTGCGGCCTGGGATTCCTCAGAAGAGTGAAGAAATGAAACGACGAATGAAAGCTGTGGGTGATCACATGTTTTCACTCGGTGACGGTCGGCTTGAGGGATTCGGTAACCCAAAGAATCTGGGCGTGTACACGCACAGTAGGTCGATTTTCTAAACCTGTCTTAAGTGTTCTTTATTTCTCCCTTATGTAGATCTTGCGGCATTAGATGATCTATGGGTAATTTCTGATCGTTTGTTTGCGCTGATGTGCTCCGCACCGTCGATCCCCGCCCCGGCTGGGCTCTTCAACGGACTGGGGTGATGCGGGAGCCCTTGGCTTCCGCATGGACGTGGTCGGAGGTTGACGGCGTATGCGCCGGTTATTGTCGTGGGCTCGTTCGTCTCGTTCCTTGACCGGTATGAGCATCGCCACCCTGGCAGTGCTGATTCCCGGTCTTCTGGGTCTGCCGGCTGGAGCAGCGGTGGCTGAGGCGAATACCGCCGCCCCTGTTACCGCCGCCTGGAACGGGTCGACCCCGGTGCAATTGACCGGAACGGCGGCTGGTCTTCCCTCACTTGTGGAAACGAAGCAGACATCGACGGCGGTGCAGGAGAAATCCTCGTCTCCCGACGTCGATCCGCCGAAGAAGGCGCTGCCACTCGAGGGCCGGTTCGTGAAGAATCCGACGCCCGCCAAAACAACGGCCCCCTCCTCGTCGAAGAAGAAAAAGCAGGAGCAGGCCAGGACGTCGGCCCAGGCACTGGCGACGGCCCCGTGCGGGGGCGTTTCACCGTGGCAGGCGAACTATTCCGTCAAGAAGGGCGACCGCCTCGCCTCGGCCGGCCGGATCTGGGAGGCGCTGCAGGACATCGCGGGATGGGCCAACACGACGCCGCCGGAGAATGACTTCTCGTGGGTGTGGGCGGATCGGGGAGCGTGTCCGCCGCCGCCGGCCCCGACGGTCACCTCTCTCAGCCCCGCCGACAAGGCGCTGGTGATGACGTTGCAGCCGACGCTGTCCGCGACGGCGACGTCGTGGCCCGGTGGCGTCGTCGGCTTCGATTTCGAAGTCTGTGACTCACCGTCCATGTCGGGCAACTGTGAGAGCTTCGACGACTGTTGCGGACTGTCCGGCCGGTGGACTCTCCCGGAGGGCCTGCTGACCTGGGGCAGGGAGTACTGGTGGCGGGTGTACGCCAGCGACGCCTCCACGATCGGCGGGCAGGGGGCGTACTCGTCGACGCGTTCCTTCACCGTCGGAGTGCGTCAGCCCACGATCACCTCGAACCTGTCGGCCCGGGGGGTCGACGGCCAGGAGTTCCACCAGGCCACCGGTAACTACACGACCGCCTTCACCGACGCCGTGGTCAAATCCGCAGGGTTGCCCCTGTCGGTGGTGCGCTCCTACAACAGCATGGACCCGCGACGGGACGGTGTGTTCGGCGCGGGCTGGTCGACCCGCTTCGACATGCGCATTGTCCCGGAGAGTATCCGGGGCTTCGAGGCGCTCCTGGTGACCTACCCGGACGGGCACACGGTGCGCTTCGCCGACAAGAAGGACGGCACCTTCCAACCACCGCCGGGCATGTACGCCACGCTGGCCAAGATCGACGGCGGTGGCTGGCGACTGATGGACAAGTCGTCCACGTCGTACGTCTTCGACGCGCAGGGACGGCTGCTGAAGGCGACCGACAGCCGCGGCCGCAGCCAGGAGCTGACCTACGGGACCGACGGCAAGCTGAGCGAGGTCACCGGGAGCGGAGGCAGGTCCCTCTCGTTCACCTGGACCGGCGCGCACGTCACCAGCGTGTCCACCGACGCGGTGGACGGAACTCCGCTGACCTGGACCTACACCTACACCGGTGACCGCCTGACCAAGGTCTGCGCGCCGGCGACCGCGTGCACCATCTACGAGTACGGCGCCGGGTCGCTGTACCGCAGCGCGGTCCAGGACGCCGACCCGTTCGGCTACTGGCGGCTGGGTGACGCCTCCGGCAGCAGCACCGCCGACCTGGGCTGGGGCGCCGGTTCGGCCTCCTACTCCGGTGCGACCCTGGGCCGCCCGGGAGCGCTGGCCGGCAGCACCGACACCGCGGTCGAACTGAGCGCCTCCGGCAAGATCGAACTGCCCGCGAGCCTCATACCGCGCCTGTACCAGCAGGGATCGCTGGAACTGTGGTTCAAGAGCACCGGGACGGGCCGGATCGTCTCGGCGGGGCAGTGGAGCAGCACTTTGGACCAGGTCCTGCAGGTGGGCGCCGACGGCAAGCTCCGCGCCTCCCTGCGGCCGACCACGTCGCCCATCGTCTCGCCCGCCGCGGTGAACGACGGCGCGTGGCACCACGTGGCCTTCACCATCGCCGGAGACAAGCAGACCCTGTACCTGGACGGTGCTCCCGTCGGAACGCTCACCCAGCCGGTGCAGAAGGACGTGCGGGACACCACCCAGATCGGCGGCGGCCTGGCGGGAGTCTACGACGAACTGGCGGTCTACGACCGGCCGCTGACCCAGGCCGAGGTGGCGGCGCACTTCGCCGCCCGGGTCGAGGCCCCGAACAAGCTGACGAAGGTCACACTCCCGTCCAGTCGGGTATGGGCCGTCAACGTCTACGACCCGGCGACCGAAC contains:
- a CDS encoding fatty acid desaturase family protein; amino-acid sequence: MTATAATSSPAAAGDGPRGSDFARLSRQITKAGLLERRPGHYIVRSSLVVIAFVGGWAAFLAVGDSWYQLAVAVLLAVVFAQIGLLAHDLAHRQVFRSRRPSEIAGMLAGNLAIGMSYGWWMDKHTRHHANPNHEDHDPDVSPDFLLWSREQAAESSGLARFIGRRQAFLFFPLLTLEGFNLHVSSVRALTRPVIKHRGVEAALLATHAVLYLGALFTVLSPGKAVAFLLLHQAVFGVYLGCTFAPNHKGMPTLRGEEKLDFLRRQVLTSRNVRGGKVLDVVLGGLNYQIEHHLFPSMPMPNLRRAQPIVRAYCEELGVAYLESGLVDSYAQALRHLHEVGAPLRARVGASG
- a CDS encoding SRPBCC domain-containing protein → MKLAGSAVLGIDRDRVWSALHDPAVLVRTIPGCERLEETGPDTYRMTVTAGVASIKGVYQGEVSLAEPEAPQRFVLRARGQGAPGTVDATVEVRLSEVEDGTRVDYDAEAVVGGMIGGVGQRMLTSVAKRTAGEFFTAVEKHLVSGDVSGGALPGETPVPAAPVPGTRTPAGAAPGEPVTTTGHAAPGGPEYATLGGPAATVPAAVTGPVATRPAGAAQVFERPAPPPKTGVPPWSLLAAFGMGAGIALGSAVIGWLLGRTRRR